From Clostridium sp. SY8519:
AATTGCGGTATCCAATATACGGCACGATCTGGCAGAAGAATTCACCGGGGGACGCATCAGCAAAATTGCGCAGCCGGAAAAAGACGAACTGCTTCTGACACTGAAGGGGACGGACGGACAAAAACGTCTGCTGATTTCCGCCAGCCCTTCTTTGCCGGTGATCTATCTGACAGAGGAAAATAAAAAAAGTCCCATGACTGCCCCTAATTTCTGCATGCTGCTGCGCAAACATGTTTCCGGGGGACGTATTGTAAACATTACGCAGCCGGGCTTCGAAAGAATTCTTATTTTTGAAATCGAGCACCTGGATGACCTGGGAGATCTCTGCAGGAAACAGCTGATCGTCGAACTGATGGGCAAGCACAGCAATATTATTTTCTGCGACGCGTCCGGCAGGATCCTGGACAGCATCAAACACATCTCCGCCAATATCAGCTCCGTCCGGGAAGTGCTTCCGGGCAGACAGTATTTTATTCCCAGACAGGAGGGAAAAACATCTCCTCTGGATCTTACGGATGGACAGGCGCTGATTCAGAGACTGAAGAGCCGTCCCATGCCGGCTGCCCGGGCCATTTACTCCTCCTATACCGGATTCAGCCCGCTGGCTGCACAGGAAATCTGTTACCGGGCCGGTATTGACGGAGATGCCCCTGTGGACTCTGTCACTGCGCTGCAGTGGGACCGGCTGGCCGAAACATGGATTCATTTTATGGATGCCATACGAAACGGTGACTTTTACCCGAATATGATTCTGGATGAGGGAAGACCCCTGGAATTTGCCTCTTACCATCTCACGATGTACCGTGACAAGGAAACCGTACCCTATGATACCGTTTCCCATCTGCTGGTGGATTACTACGCGAAAAAAGCCGCTGATACAAGAATCCATCAGAAATCTGCCGATCTGCGCCACCAGGTCAATGTGCTCCTGGAACGCACGCGGAAGAAATATTATCTTCAGCAAAAACAGAAAAAAGACACGGAAAAAAGGGATAAATACCGGAAATACGGGGAAATGATCCACGCGTACAGCTATCTGCTGAAAAAAGGTATGGCCGGCTTTGAAAATACGGATTACGAAACAGGAAAACAGATGCAGGTCCCCCTGAACAAGGATCTGACTCCTATGGAAAATGCCGCGAAATACTTTGCCCGCTACAACAAGCTCAAACGCACGGACGAAGCGCTCACGATCCAGCTGCAGGAAACCAAAGATGACCTGACCCACTTGGAATCCATTGCCGCATCGCTGGAAATTGCGGAAAATGAAGCCGATCTTGTCCAGATCCGCCAGGAACTGGCAGATGCAGGCTATCTGAAACGTCCTTCCGGAAAACAGAAGAAAAGCAGGGAAGTCAGCCAGCCGTACCACTATCGCTCTTCCGACGGCTTTGACATTTATGTGGGAAAAAACAATATTCAGAACGATGCCCTGACCTTCCGGTTTGCCCAGGGGAACGACTGGTGGTTTCACGCCAAAGGCATGCCGGGCTCCCATGTAATTGTCCGCTGCAAAACCGGTGAACTGCCGGACCGTACCTTTGAAGAAGCCGGACGGCTGGCAGGATACTATTCCGCCGGACGGGGCAGCGAAAAAGTGGAGATCGACTATCTGCAGAAAAAAAATGTAAAAAAACCAAACAAGGCAAAACCCGGTTTTGTGGTTTACTACACAAACTATTCCCTTACGATAGATACTGATATTACCGGCATAGAGCGGATCGAATAACCCGGGAGCAGCGGATCTGATGAAAACCGTCTTTACAGATTTAAATCCGTCCCATCTGCCTGCTGCAGCTCCTCCAGGCGCTGTGCCAGGCGGATGTGTTCCGGCCGGGTCAGATCCGGATCCTCCCGCAACGTATCCGCGGCTTCCCGGGCGGCATCCTGCAGCAGCTTCATATCCCGAAAGACATCGCCCACCTGAAAGGAAAAGGATCCGCTCTGCCGGATACCGAAAAACTCACCGGGACCCCGCAGTTTTAAATCTTCCCGGGCAATTTCAAATCCATCGTTGGAATGATTCAGAATCTCCAGACGGGGATTTTTTTCTTTGCCCTGGTTTCCCTGCATAAAAATACAGTAAGACTGAAGATCCCCCCGTCCGACCCGTCCCCTGAGCTGATGCAGCTGCGCCAGGCCGAAGTGCTCCGCGTTTTCAATCATCATTACGGTGGCATTCGGCACGTCCACGCCTACTTCAATCACCGTAGTCGCCACCAGAATCTGTATTTTCTGCTCCAGAAACTGTTCCATAATCCGGTTTTTTTCGTCCGGTTTCATTTTTCCGTGCAGGACGCCCACCTGATAGTTTCCGTTATAGTATTCCCGCAGCCGCCGGGAATAGTCTGTCACATTCTCCCCGTCCATCCCTTCGGACTCTTCCACAAGGGGACACACAATGTAGGCCTGATGGCCGGCCTGAAGTTCCTTTTCAATAAATGCATAGGCTTTCTGACGGTAGGAACCGGTCACAACACAGTTTTTTACCGGCAGCCGGCGGGCAGGCAGTTCATCGATGACAGAAATATCAAGATCTCCGTAAAGAATAATGGCCAGTGTACGCGGAATCGGCGTCGCGCTCATCACCAGAATATGGGGATGTTCGCCCTTGGCCGCGAAGGCAGCCCGCTGCCGGACACCGAATCGGTGCTGTTCATCGGTAACCACCAGCGCGAGCCGGCGGTATGCGACAGCGTCCTGAATCAGCGCATGGGTCCCGACAATCAGGGCGCCCTGTCCGGTGCGAATTTTTTCCAGCGCTTCCCTGCGGGCAGCTGCCTGCAGGGAACCGGTAAGCAGCACGACTTCGCAGTCCGCCCCCGCGCGCTGACAGAAATCGGTCAGTTTCTGATAATGCTGCCGAGCAAGCACATCGGTAGGCGCCATAATCGCCGCCTGGTAACCGCTGTGCACCGCATCCAGCATGGCAAGAAAAGCGACAATGGTTTTTCCGGATCCCACATCCCCCTGGATCAGGCGCTGCATCACTGATGCGCCCCGCATGTCTGCCTGCACTTCCCGCAGCGTACGCAGCTGAGCATGGGTCAGGGCATAGGGCAGCTGCCGGATCCGGCGGTCCGTAAATCCGTCATCCACAAAGGAAAAACTGTTGGGTTCCTGAAGGGTCTGGGACCGGGAACGATGCATCTGCAGCAGAAACAGATAGAATTCATCAAAGGCGAAACGGGTTCTGGCCGCGATACAGGCGGTTTCATCCTCCGGGAAATGCATGTTGCGGACCGCAAAATCATAAGGCATCAGATGGTGTCTCTGCCGTATGTCCTCCGGCAGATATTCCATATCCCGGGGCAGATCTTCCAAAACTGCCGTCACCGCCTTCCGTACTGCCTGATTTTTCAGACCTTTTGTAAGGGCATACACCGGCTGGATGGTCTGCGCCAGGGCAGCATATTCTTCCGGTGTGTAAATTTTCGGCTGTTCCAGGAAATAATCCCTGTTTTTCTGTATCAGCCGGCCGTAAAACACATAGTCGCGTCCCCGCTGCAGCAAAGAACGTATATACGGCATCCGGAACCAGATCATACGGATGCGGCCGAAGGAGGCCGGTACATCCATGATGGCTGTTTTTTTCGGGGTTTTCGCGTTTACCACAGGTGGACGCATCACCTGCAGGTGCAACGCCGTCATCGTTCCCGACACACAGGCATCCGGTTCGCGGACCGGCGGATACTGCTCATAATCTCTTGGAAAATACAGCAGCAAATCCCGGATACTGAAAATCCCCAGTGCATGATAATATTCGGCTGTTTTTTTTCCGATTCCACGGATTGCTTCGATCGGTTCCTGTGCCTGCATGGTCCGCTCCTTCTATATTATATAAAATCTGCTGCTGTCCGCCGCGTCTGTCTGTAAACTATTTGAAAAAGGACTGCTCCATCAGCAGAAAGATCTGATCTAGCAGTCCTGTACGCCCGTTGCGCATACGGTATGTGAAAATACTTATTCCACGGAAATAATATAGTAATATACCGGCTGTCCGCCATACTGAATATCGACTTCGCATTCCGGGAACAGCGTTTCGAATTTTTTCCCCAGTGCCTCTGCGTCCTCCTCGGCAGTATCCGCCCCGTAGTACAGGCTGATAATCGAGGACTCCTCATCTACCATTTTTCCAGTCATGGCAGCGGCAACTTCGGCAAGATCCGTCCCGTTGCTCAGGATCTTCTTCCTGCCAATTCCCATATAATCCCCTTTGCTGATCGTGATTCCGTCAATTACGGTATCCCGCACCGCATAGGTGACTTCGCCGGTTTTGACCGTCTGAATCACTTCTTCCATGCCGGCCCGGTTTTCTTCCGCTGACTGTTCCGGAATGTAATTGATCAGCGCTGTCACTCCCTGGGGAACGGTAGTGGTGGGGATGACGATCACTTCTTTTTCTCCGGACAGAGAAGCGGCCTGGTTAGCGGCAAGGATGATATTGGAATTGTTGGGGAATACAAAAACAGATTTTGCGTTCACCTGTTCGATTGCCTTCAGAAAATCATCCGTGCTCGGATTCATGGTCTGTCCGCCGGAAATCACATAATCCGCGCCAAGGCCTTCAAATACCTCGGTCAGGCCATCGCCGGCAGCCACCGCGATAAATCCCACTTCCTTCATTTCCTTCGGCTTTGCCGGTGCGGAACCGGCAGCCTGCTCTTCCGACAGTTTCTGGCTGTTCTTAAAGAGACGCTCCTGGTGCTCTTCCCGCATGTTGTCAATTTTGATCCGGCTCAAAGAGCCCATGGTAAGACCGCGCTGCAGCGCATTGCCCGGGTCATTGGTATGGACGTGTACCTTCACCATATCATCATCCGCCACCAGAACGATGGAATCACCGATCCGGTTCAGATATGCCCGGAATTTGTCTTCTTCTTTTTCCGACAGGGGCCGGTTCAGTACAACGATAAATTCCGTACAGTAACCGTACTTGATTTCGGCTTCCGTCTCTTTTGAAATCTTCATGACCCTGGCAGCAGGCGCGGCCTCGATGGTATAATCAATCTCTTTTCCCTGGAAGGCGTCTCTGGCTCCCTTTAACACCTGAACCAGGCCCTGTCCGCCGGAATCCACGACACCCGCTTCCTTTAATACCGGAAGCATCTCCGGTGTTCTGGATAATACATGGTCCGCTTCCTGAATCAGCGCATCGATGTATTTTGAAAGATCATAGGCGTCATCACCGGCCAGTTCCAGCGCCTTATTGGCGACTCCTTTGGCAACGGTAAGAATGGTGCCTTCCTTCGGCTTCATAACAGCTTTGTATGCCGTCTCCACCGCTTTGTCAAAGGATTCGGAAATCACAAACTTATCGATGGTTTCGTATTTTTCAATGACTTTTGTAAATCCGCGAAACAGCTGGGAAAGAATTACGCCGGAATTGCCCCGCGCGCCCCGCAGGGATCCGGATGAAATGGCTTTTGCCAGGGTTTTCATCGTCACTTCCGTCAGGCTGTCCACTTCTCTTGCGGCTGACAGGATTGTCATGCTCATATTCGTTCCGGTGTCGCCGTCCGGAACCGGAAAAACATTCAGTTCGTTAATCCATTCTTTCTTTGCATCAAGATTTTTCGCCCCGCTCAGGAACATCTTCTGCAGAAGATTGGCGTCAATCACAGTTTTATCCACAGTCCTTCCCCCTAATCAATTACACGGACACCTTCAACGTAGATATTGATTTCGTCGATGGTCATTCCTGTAAATTCTTCTACTTTATATTTGACGGTACTGATCAGATTGTCCGCTACTGTTAGGATGCTGACGCCATAAGATACAATGACATGAAAATCCAGTACAATATGGTTGTCCTGCATCTGTACGGTGATGCCGTGATGCAGATAATCTCTTTTCAGCAGTTTTACAAGTCCGTCTTTCATATTGACTGCAGCCATTCCAACGATGCCGAAACATTCTACGGCCACAGATCCTGCATAGGTGGCAATGACCTGTGAGTCTATGATTACAGTTCCTAATGAATTATCAATCTGGCCTTTCATACTGGTCCTCCAACTTACTGCGGCAGCCGTTCATCCGTCTGCCGCATTATCAGTTCAAAACTATACAACTTATTATACAGAAATTCAACTCAAAAATAAACAGTACCGGGGAATATCATGAAGTTTAAAAAAAGTGTTGCATTATCCGGTTTCATCTGTTAAAATATCGTTTGTTGTAATGATTATTCGAGGAGGTGTTACGCATGGCAAAATGTAGTATTTGTGGAAAAGGTGCTCATTTCGGTAACAATGTCAGCCATTCACATAGACGTTCAAACAGAATGTGGAAGTCCAATATCAAGAAAGTGAAATGCAATGTCAACGGTGCTCCGAAAAGAATTTACGTTTGCACTTCCTGTCTTAGATCCAATGCTGTAGAGCGTGCATAAGTACAGAATACAACCAGAAAAGAGATCGCCTGATACAGGCGGTCTTTTTATTTTGTCCGTTTCCGTCATCGGAACCTGACGAAGGCTGTCCATGGATCGAAAAAACTTCCCGCCGCAGTTACAGACGGGAAGTTTTTTTCGATCATTGAAATCCGGATCCTGACGGGAAGCAGAATCCGCAAAACCGGCTTCTGCTACTCGGTCTCCAGATCCAGCTTTTCTTTCAGCTCTTCTTCTGCTTTTGCCCGGGCTTCCTTACGGGCTTTTGCCTTCTCCGGATACTGTTTTGCCTCTCTGTGATCCATAAAGCGATTGACAAAATCCGGTATCATATCGATCAGTTTGGTAATGCCGTCCTGACTTTTAATATTTACCATACGGACCGAACCATCCTGTACGACAATGACTGCGGTGGGGGAAATCTTCCCGCCGATGCCGCCTCCGGTTCTTCTCTTTTTTTCTCCCGCAAAGGCTCCGGCGCCCATACCGAAGGAAACATCGGTCAGCGGAAGCAATGTGGTATTGCCCAGCTGCACCGGTTCGCCGATGACTGTCTTGCTGGACAGGAATCCTTCCATGCCTTTCATGAGAGATTCTACCGTAGTTCCGAAAGAGTTTTTGTTTGTTGTATTGCTGTCTGTCATGAGATTTCGTTAACCTGCCTTTCGTATGGTGCGAATCAGTGTTCTGACTTCTTTTCTTCGAATCAGTGCCACCAGGAATATCAGAAGATATATCAGCTGGATCCTTCCGCCTGCGCGGAGGGTTCCGTTAAAATAGGTAACATCCGTTTCAAAATCCGGCTGCAGATCCAGATCACTGGCCATAAGAGCCGGCAGAAGGCTGATCCCGCCGCACAGAAGACCGGTGTAAGAGGGATCCGCAAAGCCAAAGGCGATGCTGCCGGTGAGCTTTCTCGGCCGGTAATGGTAAAGCAGTCGTTTTACCCTTGGAATCAGTATGGGCAGAACTTCGCTTTCCCGTATCCGGCGGATAACAGCAGGAAGTCTGTGGGCCATCCCGCCCAGCGCGGAAGCTCTGTCTGAAAATTTTTCCTTCTTGTTTCCCTTTCTGCTTCTGCCGGTGTCCCGGAAGGTTTCCCCGCTGCTGTCTTCCAGGAATTCCTCCTGCGGCGGTATGCCATCTGCCTGCTGTCTGTCAGCGGCATCCGGTTCTACTTTCGGTCCGGCTGTCTGACGTACCGATTCCTGACCGGCTGCCTGGAACTCTGTCTGGTCCGGAATATGATTCGGAGATTCTTCTGCGTGTTTTCGCCTGCGCCTTTTTCGTGAATGTCTGCGCCGCCCGGTCTTCTCTTTTCTCGGAAACAGCTGTACGCCAAACAGCCGGATGCTGTACCTGGTTCCGGTATCCGGATCATAGGCAAACGACAGGCGCAGGACACCGAAAAGCCAGCGGGCGCGCGCAGCTGCGGTACGGGCTTCACTGTCCCCCTGTGCCTGGTATACAATCGGCGCAAAGAGAACCAAAGCCAGGAGCGCCAGAATCACACAGAGAACGCAGAGAAGCACCAGACCGATAATTTTGAGGAC
This genomic window contains:
- a CDS encoding NFACT RNA binding domain-containing protein, whose product is MAYDGIAVSNIRHDLAEEFTGGRISKIAQPEKDELLLTLKGTDGQKRLLISASPSLPVIYLTEENKKSPMTAPNFCMLLRKHVSGGRIVNITQPGFERILIFEIEHLDDLGDLCRKQLIVELMGKHSNIIFCDASGRILDSIKHISANISSVREVLPGRQYFIPRQEGKTSPLDLTDGQALIQRLKSRPMPAARAIYSSYTGFSPLAAQEICYRAGIDGDAPVDSVTALQWDRLAETWIHFMDAIRNGDFYPNMILDEGRPLEFASYHLTMYRDKETVPYDTVSHLLVDYYAKKAADTRIHQKSADLRHQVNVLLERTRKKYYLQQKQKKDTEKRDKYRKYGEMIHAYSYLLKKGMAGFENTDYETGKQMQVPLNKDLTPMENAAKYFARYNKLKRTDEALTIQLQETKDDLTHLESIAASLEIAENEADLVQIRQELADAGYLKRPSGKQKKSREVSQPYHYRSSDGFDIYVGKNNIQNDALTFRFAQGNDWWFHAKGMPGSHVIVRCKTGELPDRTFEEAGRLAGYYSAGRGSEKVEIDYLQKKNVKKPNKAKPGFVVYYTNYSLTIDTDITGIERIE
- the recG gene encoding ATP-dependent DNA helicase RecG, with protein sequence MQAQEPIEAIRGIGKKTAEYYHALGIFSIRDLLLYFPRDYEQYPPVREPDACVSGTMTALHLQVMRPPVVNAKTPKKTAIMDVPASFGRIRMIWFRMPYIRSLLQRGRDYVFYGRLIQKNRDYFLEQPKIYTPEEYAALAQTIQPVYALTKGLKNQAVRKAVTAVLEDLPRDMEYLPEDIRQRHHLMPYDFAVRNMHFPEDETACIAARTRFAFDEFYLFLLQMHRSRSQTLQEPNSFSFVDDGFTDRRIRQLPYALTHAQLRTLREVQADMRGASVMQRLIQGDVGSGKTIVAFLAMLDAVHSGYQAAIMAPTDVLARQHYQKLTDFCQRAGADCEVVLLTGSLQAAARREALEKIRTGQGALIVGTHALIQDAVAYRRLALVVTDEQHRFGVRQRAAFAAKGEHPHILVMSATPIPRTLAIILYGDLDISVIDELPARRLPVKNCVVTGSYRQKAYAFIEKELQAGHQAYIVCPLVEESEGMDGENVTDYSRRLREYYNGNYQVGVLHGKMKPDEKNRIMEQFLEQKIQILVATTVIEVGVDVPNATVMMIENAEHFGLAQLHQLRGRVGRGDLQSYCIFMQGNQGKEKNPRLEILNHSNDGFEIAREDLKLRGPGEFFGIRQSGSFSFQVGDVFRDMKLLQDAAREAADTLREDPDLTRPEHIRLAQRLEELQQADGTDLNL
- a CDS encoding DAK2 domain-containing protein; its protein translation is MFLSGAKNLDAKKEWINELNVFPVPDGDTGTNMSMTILSAAREVDSLTEVTMKTLAKAISSGSLRGARGNSGVILSQLFRGFTKVIEKYETIDKFVISESFDKAVETAYKAVMKPKEGTILTVAKGVANKALELAGDDAYDLSKYIDALIQEADHVLSRTPEMLPVLKEAGVVDSGGQGLVQVLKGARDAFQGKEIDYTIEAAPAARVMKISKETEAEIKYGYCTEFIVVLNRPLSEKEEDKFRAYLNRIGDSIVLVADDDMVKVHVHTNDPGNALQRGLTMGSLSRIKIDNMREEHQERLFKNSQKLSEEQAAGSAPAKPKEMKEVGFIAVAAGDGLTEVFEGLGADYVISGGQTMNPSTDDFLKAIEQVNAKSVFVFPNNSNIILAANQAASLSGEKEVIVIPTTTVPQGVTALINYIPEQSAEENRAGMEEVIQTVKTGEVTYAVRDTVIDGITISKGDYMGIGRKKILSNGTDLAEVAAAMTGKMVDEESSIISLYYGADTAEEDAEALGKKFETLFPECEVDIQYGGQPVYYYIISVE
- a CDS encoding Asp23/Gls24 family envelope stress response protein codes for the protein MKGQIDNSLGTVIIDSQVIATYAGSVAVECFGIVGMAAVNMKDGLVKLLKRDYLHHGITVQMQDNHIVLDFHVIVSYGVSILTVADNLISTVKYKVEEFTGMTIDEINIYVEGVRVID
- the rpmB gene encoding 50S ribosomal protein L28; protein product: MAKCSICGKGAHFGNNVSHSHRRSNRMWKSNIKKVKCNVNGAPKRIYVCTSCLRSNAVERA
- a CDS encoding GerW family sporulation protein, which produces MTDSNTTNKNSFGTTVESLMKGMEGFLSSKTVIGEPVQLGNTTLLPLTDVSFGMGAGAFAGEKKRRTGGGIGGKISPTAVIVVQDGSVRMVNIKSQDGITKLIDMIPDFVNRFMDHREAKQYPEKAKARKEARAKAEEELKEKLDLETE